DNA from Mycobacterium bourgelatii:
TCGCGAGCAAGGTCGTCATCGGCGCTTGCGCGATGTGGCGGGCGATCGCATCTACCCGCGCGTCCAGTTGGTCGCGCGGGACGACCTCGTTGACCAGACCGACTTCCAGCGCCTTCTTGGCGTCGATCACCTCGGCCAGGTAAAGGTAGTAGGCCGCGCGGCGCCAGTTCATGAAAACCCACGGCTCGATGGAGCATTCGCCGGATGGCATGCCGAAACCCTGCAGTGGCGGGTAGGAGAAGTAGGCGTCGTCGGCGGCGATCACGATGTCGGTGGTCAGGCCCATGTGGGTGCCGCCACCGACGCAGTACCCGTGCACCTGCGCGATCGTCGGCTTGGGGAACTCCCACAGGTTGAGCGTCGGCTTGACGAAGAGGTCGCTCTGCGGCTTCCACGGGTGGCCCATCACCTTCGCGCCTTCGACGAACGCGGGGTAGTCGACCGCGTTGTTGCCGATGGCGTGTCCGGAGCAGAAGCCCTTGCCGTTGGCCTTGAGCACCAGCACCTTGATGTCGTAGTCACGGTCGGCATCCAGCAACGCGGCGTCGACCTCCTCGGCCATCTTCTGGTCTTGGGCGTTGGCCTTCTCGGGCCAGTTGAGTGTGATCTTGGCGATGGGACCGTCTTTTTCGTAGACGATTCTCTCGCGGGTCTCGTTGAGATCCATGCGTTCCGGCCCTTTCCGTATTTTCGAATGTGACGTGATGACGTCGATTTGCCGATCAGGTCATGTAGTCCGCGGTAGGTGGTCACCAACCGGTGGTCGGACCGCCGCGTGACGCCCATCGCTGCGCCATGGTCTCCTGGCCAGGCGACGGCCACTGCACACACCTGACCTCGCCGGTGCCGACGCCCTTCGACAGCCGGTTGTTGACTGTAATGGCGCTCGCTCACGGTGCTACTCGACGTATCACGTTGTGTACCAGCCACTTAAGATGCCAGCCACGTTTGACTTGAGAAAGCGCAACCGTCGAGCGGTGCTGTGACGCGCCGCGCGGCACTGGCCCGGTGGCCAAAACGCTTCGCTGAGTGCGTATCCCGGGTATCGCCCGACGAAACGACAAGCCGTGCGTGCACCGCATCAGGGCCAACGGTCGGCTCCATCGCATCTCTTCCGAACGCATCTCTTTGTAGAAAAGCCGCGCGCGGCTGCAGCCGGGCTATCAATAGCGTCAACAGTAGCTAGAATATCTAAAATAGCAAGAAATACACTCGACCCGAGGGGTGCGATGGCCGGGGTACTCAGCGGAGTCCGGGTAGTCGAACTGGCATCGTGGACTTA
Protein-coding regions in this window:
- a CDS encoding enoyl-CoA hydratase-related protein, translated to MDLNETRERIVYEKDGPIAKITLNWPEKANAQDQKMAEEVDAALLDADRDYDIKVLVLKANGKGFCSGHAIGNNAVDYPAFVEGAKVMGHPWKPQSDLFVKPTLNLWEFPKPTIAQVHGYCVGGGTHMGLTTDIVIAADDAYFSYPPLQGFGMPSGECSIEPWVFMNWRRAAYYLYLAEVIDAKKALEVGLVNEVVPRDQLDARVDAIARHIAQAPMTTLLATKANLKRAWELMGMRVHWQSSNDLVALASISRDVQQLIQQVFKDKVLPSEQARRQAAAAASTDDTPASS